The Methylobacterium currus genome contains a region encoding:
- the bcsN gene encoding cellulose biosynthesis protein BcsN, with amino-acid sequence MSARLPLCLLAVIAGFAGAGSALAQAAPALRLPGAGRVTAVIETRHRDGFDQRITYGGGDGRNHAEIGLRNETGDLLLAFPPRLAKPSEFGIAGEIAVRFPGETMRVQARPGRNAYGPVGMALGADCLYAWQWFERPRRGAQATSRDGIFGVADPSAPRRALSLRIRLCRTAQASLDDLVAAVQHLTIALPVDGVVQVPAPRPAPRRRPAKAVPRPAKAEPAPEARPVPPPPERPQPQPRPQPQAEPAPTRPTVPVPPPAEGGRRYLAPSPPETRPPEAPPAPEATPRSGSQRYITDSPPPAEPPGATPAPSPAPGRGAGETLSRDLPPEAYRPPPDRGPGR; translated from the coding sequence GTGAGCGCCCGCCTCCCCCTCTGCCTTCTCGCCGTGATCGCCGGGTTCGCGGGCGCGGGAAGCGCCCTGGCGCAGGCCGCCCCGGCCCTGCGGCTGCCGGGCGCCGGCCGGGTCACCGCGGTGATCGAGACCCGCCACCGCGACGGCTTCGACCAGCGCATCACCTACGGGGGGGGCGACGGGCGCAACCACGCCGAGATCGGCTTGCGCAACGAGACCGGCGACTTGCTCCTCGCCTTCCCGCCGCGGCTCGCCAAGCCGAGCGAGTTCGGCATCGCGGGCGAGATCGCGGTGCGCTTCCCCGGCGAGACAATGCGGGTGCAGGCGAGGCCGGGGCGCAACGCCTACGGCCCGGTCGGCATGGCGCTCGGGGCCGATTGCCTCTACGCGTGGCAGTGGTTCGAGCGGCCCCGCCGCGGCGCGCAGGCGACGTCCCGCGACGGGATCTTCGGTGTCGCCGATCCGTCCGCGCCGCGCCGCGCCCTGTCGCTGCGGATCCGGCTCTGCCGCACCGCCCAGGCGAGCCTCGACGACCTCGTGGCGGCGGTCCAGCACCTGACGATCGCGCTGCCCGTCGACGGCGTGGTCCAGGTGCCCGCGCCGCGCCCGGCCCCCCGCCGGCGCCCGGCCAAGGCGGTGCCCCGCCCCGCCAAAGCGGAGCCCGCGCCGGAGGCCCGTCCGGTGCCGCCCCCTCCGGAACGCCCGCAACCACAGCCGCGGCCGCAACCCCAGGCGGAGCCGGCCCCGACCCGCCCGACCGTCCCTGTGCCGCCGCCGGCCGAGGGCGGGCGCCGCTACCTCGCGCCCAGCCCCCCCGAAACACGGCCACCCGAAGCCCCGCCGGCGCCCGAGGCGACGCCCCGGAGCGGCTCCCAGCGCTACATCACCGACAGCCCCCCGCCGGCCGAACCCCCCGGCGCCACCCCGGCACCGAGCCCGGCGCCGGGCCGCGGCGCCGGCGAGACCCTGTCGCGCGACCTGCCCCCCGAGGCCTATCGCCCGCCGCCGGATCGCGGCCCGGGGCGGTGA
- a CDS encoding thiamine pyrophosphate-binding protein — translation MSQTVQDLNADAQSCAAWIAQFLKARGVDRVFGLQGGHIQPIWDHCARLGIRIVDVRDEGAAVHMAHAHAELTGELGVCMATAGPGVTNCVTGIANASLARVPVLLIGGCTSRPQANLGPLQDIPHVDILRPVTRQSRTARVADQVIRELDEAVARAMGDLAEPGPVYIEIPTDVLRAHVPPQLVLDDWMRPKAPRVLPPDPAGVAAAVEVLWGARRPLVVSGRGARNAGPELVRLLDALGAVYLDTQESRGLVPADHPATVGAMRAAAMTEADVVLVVGRKLDYQLGYGSPAVFPNARFVRIADTAGELVDNRRGEPELLATPALALAAIVDAAGNRAPSLDKAWSEGLRERHVRRSTGAKVPQTGEDGRVHPAAIFEAIRQVAAPDYIAVADGGDLLSFARVGLEARTYMDAGAFGCLGIGVPYATAASLAYPDRQVICVTGDGAFGINAMEIDTAVRHGAKPVIIVSNNAAWNIERYDQEFNYGGRVVGTLLADSDYAAMARALGAHGERIERPEDLPAAIERALANAPALIDVTTSQVAVSSDARKGLGFVPDYQPLTAWDDAERRRRGEAV, via the coding sequence ATGAGCCAGACCGTCCAGGACCTCAACGCCGACGCGCAATCCTGCGCCGCCTGGATCGCGCAGTTCCTGAAGGCGCGTGGCGTCGACCGGGTCTTCGGGCTCCAGGGCGGTCATATCCAGCCGATCTGGGACCATTGCGCCCGCCTCGGCATCCGCATCGTCGACGTGCGCGACGAGGGCGCGGCCGTCCACATGGCCCATGCCCACGCGGAGCTGACTGGGGAACTCGGGGTCTGCATGGCGACCGCCGGGCCCGGCGTCACCAACTGCGTCACCGGTATCGCCAACGCCTCGCTCGCCCGCGTGCCCGTGCTGCTGATCGGCGGCTGCACCTCGCGGCCGCAGGCCAATCTCGGCCCGCTCCAGGACATCCCGCACGTCGACATCCTGCGCCCGGTCACCCGCCAGTCGCGCACCGCCCGCGTCGCCGACCAGGTGATCCGCGAGCTCGACGAGGCGGTGGCCCGTGCCATGGGCGATCTGGCTGAACCGGGCCCGGTCTACATCGAGATCCCGACCGATGTGCTGCGCGCCCACGTCCCGCCGCAGCTGGTGCTGGACGACTGGATGCGCCCCAAGGCGCCGCGGGTGCTTCCGCCCGATCCGGCCGGGGTCGCGGCCGCCGTCGAGGTGCTGTGGGGGGCGCGTCGTCCGCTGGTGGTGAGCGGCCGCGGCGCCCGGAATGCCGGGCCCGAGCTGGTCCGGCTCCTCGATGCGCTGGGCGCGGTCTATCTCGACACGCAGGAGAGCCGCGGCCTGGTGCCGGCCGACCATCCCGCGACCGTCGGCGCGATGCGGGCCGCCGCCATGACCGAGGCCGACGTGGTCCTGGTGGTCGGCCGCAAGCTCGACTACCAGCTCGGCTACGGCTCGCCGGCGGTCTTCCCGAATGCCCGCTTCGTGCGCATCGCCGACACCGCCGGCGAGCTCGTCGACAACCGCCGCGGCGAGCCGGAATTGCTCGCCACCCCGGCTTTGGCGCTGGCGGCGATCGTCGACGCCGCCGGCAACCGCGCGCCCTCCCTCGACAAGGCCTGGTCCGAGGGCCTGCGCGAGCGCCACGTCCGGCGCTCGACCGGGGCCAAGGTGCCGCAGACGGGAGAGGACGGCCGCGTCCATCCGGCGGCGATCTTCGAGGCGATCCGCCAGGTCGCGGCCCCCGACTACATCGCGGTGGCCGATGGCGGCGACCTCCTGAGCTTCGCCCGGGTCGGCCTGGAGGCGCGGACCTACATGGATGCGGGCGCCTTCGGCTGCCTCGGCATCGGCGTGCCCTACGCCACCGCGGCCTCGCTCGCCTATCCGGACCGGCAGGTGATCTGCGTCACCGGCGACGGCGCCTTCGGCATCAACGCGATGGAGATCGACACCGCGGTCCGCCACGGCGCCAAGCCGGTCATCATCGTGTCGAACAACGCCGCCTGGAACATCGAGCGCTACGACCAGGAGTTCAATTACGGCGGCCGGGTCGTCGGCACGCTGCTGGCCGATTCCGACTACGCCGCCATGGCCCGGGCGCTCGGCGCCCATGGCGAGCGGATCGAGCGGCCGGAGGATCTGCCGGCCGCGATCGAGCGGGCCCTCGCCAACGCCCCGGCACTCATCGACGTCACCACCTCGCAGGTCGCGGTGTCGTCGGATGCCCGCAAGGGCCTCGGCTTCGTGCCCGACTACCAGCCGCTCACCGCCTGGGACGATGCCGAGCGGCGGCGGCGCGGCGAGGCCGTGTGA